Proteins from a single region of Aureibacter tunicatorum:
- a CDS encoding WG repeat-containing protein: MMVLLFPLTLIGGNPGDYKLIHSEGKVGLIDSFGNELIPAEYEGIGWSDIEASSDSQLSIYGDEVGYKKDGKWGLMSLNNKELTPPIFELIKPFGETTYVVGRKDRLYHYMKYGIVNAKGKSLTDVEFVSLRHGKNSAIVRKLVDNRVFYGVIDLKGKLVMKFQDEKIEYLDEGMLAVGNEAQKFALADEYGEFLSDFKYDSIDAYELGWARFYIHGKAGLMDGEGNEKFSAKYKHINVFQDKVLSYDDWLVWDNAYHEKASFQAEIVNTIDDKLLSLKVGAYYQLLPVDEGKVDETLYDSLRRFNSQGYAVAFFKGKAGVINQQGDWVIQAVSDEIEETSFGFVTMSYTRNDGQVTKWYNAKGSLMIDREFQDLDLINEEYIAFMGNDERWGVLDNSGKVVIENRFDEIIAYEQNLFKVVFSGQEAYVHLNGEMAMLPEAGTVSVNSKGNFLVSNRFGRTLYSRQGHELFYTYDSLVDTELGYQVVGDYGKIGFVSEEGKVILDPEYDEYYNVSGDSLFAVRKSGFYLLVGKDYFIRLSESDEITSIKKANGEWIGVRKDGKFGLVDSEGRLRIANRYDDIGVLQENRVPVKLRGHWGFVDEREILVIQPWYDTVEPFYKGATVVSKDMKYGLLQSDGIEKVALKYDTLIRTSSGGALVRLEGKWGYCNSEGVNVITCTYDQVKEVNGNSLIVHKRGKYGVNSLDGVPKIPMVYDLIYYDDENGLFLGKNTQSWQKLTETL; this comes from the coding sequence ATGATGGTTTTGCTTTTTCCATTGACACTAATTGGTGGGAATCCTGGCGACTATAAATTAATTCATTCGGAAGGAAAGGTAGGTCTGATCGATAGTTTTGGGAATGAGCTTATTCCCGCTGAGTATGAAGGGATTGGATGGTCTGATATCGAGGCTTCGAGTGATAGCCAATTGAGTATTTATGGCGATGAAGTCGGCTATAAAAAAGATGGCAAATGGGGTTTGATGAGCCTGAATAATAAAGAGCTTACTCCTCCGATTTTTGAACTGATAAAACCATTTGGAGAAACAACATATGTCGTTGGTAGGAAAGATCGCTTGTATCACTATATGAAATACGGCATTGTCAATGCTAAGGGAAAGTCGCTAACCGATGTGGAGTTTGTGTCTTTAAGGCATGGCAAAAACTCCGCTATCGTCCGCAAGCTAGTAGATAATCGAGTTTTTTACGGAGTCATTGATTTGAAAGGCAAGCTTGTCATGAAATTTCAAGATGAGAAAATAGAGTATTTGGATGAAGGAATGCTTGCTGTTGGCAATGAAGCTCAAAAGTTTGCTTTAGCTGATGAGTATGGAGAGTTTTTGTCTGATTTCAAGTATGACAGTATTGATGCTTATGAACTTGGTTGGGCTAGATTTTATATTCATGGCAAAGCAGGATTGATGGATGGTGAAGGGAATGAGAAATTTTCTGCGAAATACAAACATATAAATGTGTTTCAAGATAAGGTCTTAAGTTATGATGATTGGCTGGTTTGGGATAATGCATATCATGAGAAAGCTTCATTTCAAGCCGAAATTGTCAATACGATAGACGATAAGTTATTGTCATTGAAGGTTGGCGCTTATTATCAATTGTTGCCTGTTGATGAAGGCAAGGTTGACGAAACCTTGTATGACTCTCTTAGAAGGTTTAATTCGCAAGGTTATGCAGTTGCGTTTTTCAAAGGAAAGGCTGGTGTGATCAATCAACAAGGAGATTGGGTAATTCAAGCTGTCAGCGATGAGATAGAAGAGACTTCATTTGGTTTTGTTACAATGTCCTACACTCGAAATGACGGACAAGTGACAAAGTGGTATAATGCTAAAGGATCTTTGATGATCGATAGAGAGTTTCAGGATCTGGATTTGATAAACGAAGAGTACATTGCTTTCATGGGTAATGACGAGCGTTGGGGAGTGTTGGACAATTCTGGAAAAGTGGTTATTGAAAATCGATTTGACGAGATCATTGCCTATGAGCAAAATCTATTCAAGGTTGTTTTTTCTGGGCAAGAAGCTTATGTGCATTTGAATGGTGAAATGGCAATGCTTCCTGAAGCAGGTACTGTAAGTGTGAATTCGAAAGGAAACTTTTTGGTTAGTAATAGATTTGGAAGAACGCTTTACAGTCGACAAGGGCATGAGTTATTTTATACTTATGATTCGTTAGTTGACACAGAATTAGGCTATCAAGTTGTTGGAGATTATGGTAAAATAGGTTTTGTCAGCGAAGAAGGAAAGGTGATTCTTGATCCAGAATATGATGAGTATTATAATGTCTCAGGGGATTCGTTATTTGCTGTTAGAAAGTCGGGATTTTATTTGCTGGTAGGAAAAGATTATTTTATTCGACTCAGTGAAAGCGATGAGATTACCAGTATCAAAAAAGCTAATGGCGAATGGATAGGCGTGAGAAAAGACGGGAAATTTGGTTTAGTAGACTCCGAAGGAAGGCTGAGAATAGCGAACCGATATGATGACATAGGTGTGTTGCAAGAAAATAGAGTGCCCGTGAAGTTAAGAGGCCATTGGGGCTTTGTTGATGAGCGGGAAATTTTGGTTATTCAACCTTGGTATGATACGGTGGAGCCATTTTATAAAGGAGCGACAGTCGTTAGCAAAGACATGAAGTACGGTTTGCTTCAAAGTGATGGCATAGAGAAAGTCGCTTTGAAATATGATACTTTGATCAGAACCTCTTCAGGAGGAGCTTTGGTGAGGTTGGAAGGCAAATGGGGATATTGCAATTCAGAAGGAGTGAATGTGATTACTTGCACATATGACCAAGTCAAGGAGGTGAATGGGAATTCTTTGATTGTTCATAAAAGAGGGAAGTACGGAGTCAATAGCTTGGATGGAGTCCCTAAAATTCCTATGGTTTACGATTTGATTTATTACGATGATGAAAATGGCTTGTTTTTAGGGAAAAATACACAATCTTGGCAGAAATTAACCGAGACACTTTAA
- a CDS encoding carboxypeptidase-like regulatory domain-containing protein, with translation MKYRLFLLLALWAFAMPVKSLLAQDNDPEVEEQQPIIQFSGQVVDGQSLQGMPGVHIFIPKTGRGVSTNYYGYFTMPVMAGDTIMVSSVGFVNKTYVIPKGYEKDISFVMHMDYDTLYLPEVQVMPYPTVRDFKQAVLSLEEVPYEDQYRYVMGNMNPDGILLLSQNLKYEPATNFKYDQDQQFSDPYTNRQFRTTNFLNPFAWSSFFKSMKKKDEK, from the coding sequence ATGAAGTATCGTTTGTTTTTGCTTTTAGCTTTGTGGGCGTTTGCGATGCCGGTAAAATCCTTGTTGGCGCAGGATAATGATCCTGAAGTCGAGGAGCAACAACCGATTATTCAATTCTCAGGGCAAGTCGTTGACGGGCAGTCATTGCAAGGCATGCCGGGTGTTCATATTTTTATTCCCAAGACGGGCAGAGGAGTTTCTACCAATTATTATGGATATTTTACTATGCCAGTGATGGCTGGAGACACCATTATGGTGAGTTCCGTAGGATTTGTAAATAAGACATATGTGATACCTAAGGGATATGAAAAGGATATTTCTTTTGTTATGCACATGGATTATGACACACTTTACTTGCCTGAAGTACAAGTGATGCCATATCCGACAGTGCGCGATTTTAAGCAAGCCGTCTTGTCCTTGGAAGAAGTGCCTTATGAGGATCAGTATAGATATGTTATGGGCAATATGAATCCGGATGGAATATTATTGCTTAGCCAGAATTTGAAATACGAGCCAGCGACAAATTTCAAGTACGATCAAGATCAACAGTTTAGCGATCCTTATACTAATAGACAATTCCGAACAACGAATTTCTTGAATCCATTCGCATGGTCTAGTTTCTTCAAATCAATGAAGAAGAAAGACGAAAAATAA
- a CDS encoding metalloregulator ArsR/SmtB family transcription factor yields the protein MRLKSFSLPIGSQIFKALSDEARIRILYLLFENKEMCISDLEAILDFTQSKTSRHLNYLKNSGIVYTTKHDQWVFYSIKEEVYDIISQMLNFLKKDQTLQNDKRVFQIMYSNRELAIHKKHHAKWRSE from the coding sequence ATGCGCTTAAAAAGCTTTAGCTTACCCATAGGAAGTCAAATCTTCAAAGCTCTTTCCGACGAAGCGCGCATAAGGATACTTTACTTGCTATTCGAAAATAAAGAAATGTGCATTTCCGATTTGGAAGCGATCTTGGACTTCACCCAATCGAAGACTTCACGGCATCTCAATTACCTTAAGAACTCAGGCATAGTCTACACGACCAAACACGATCAATGGGTCTTTTATTCTATAAAAGAAGAAGTGTACGACATCATAAGCCAGATGCTCAACTTTCTTAAAAAGGATCAGACCCTTCAAAATGACAAACGGGTATTTCAAATCATGTACTCCAATAGAGAGCTCGCAATACATAAAAAACATCACGCCAAATGGCGATCAGAATAA
- a CDS encoding TonB-dependent receptor: MKRFLLFVGVFFLGLNALYAQTVLKGRILDKSTNEAVIGANVVLKGTTDGSISDLNGDFSFSTDETGSKVIEVSFIGYETMTKQVSLNGQTINLGTLMVSESSMALSPVEIIADVAIDRKTPVAVSTIKPAQLEEKLGTQEFPEILKSTPGIYATRSGGGFGDARVNIRGFNSVNVGVLINGMPVNDMENGKVYWSNWANLSDVARTIQVQRGLGASKLAIPSIGGTINVITKSTDAEKGGFATASIGSFGEQKQGVKFSTGLMDNGLAITVAATHRKGDGYVQGTNYEAYSYFLSVAKKINKNHELAFTAFGAPQEHGQRTTKLSLKEGVEHGEDYNKDHGYYKAGEFNSRINFYHKPVFIMNHYWTISPSTDLTTSAYASFGTGGGTGFLGEYSWIERDADGLIDFNKIAQKNADQGAAGSSLILRNSVNNHNWYGALSSLKTDLNNNLTLSGGIDLRYYKGEHYREVRDLLGNSYFLDDDDANNPIHYAQKGDRIDYYNDGIVLWEGLFGQLEYDRNKVSAFVSGALSNTSYKRIDYFNYLDSDDKQETDFQNFLGYSVKGGANYRLTDIHNIFVNAGYFSRAPFFDAVFLNYKNDINEGAENEKIASIELGYGLRTSKFSANINYYYTKWMDRSFVKRLTTDQGQDFTANLLGVDALHQGVEVDFAFKPNDKLELTGMASIGDWRWLNDLENVIAYDDQQNPSEPFSVYMADIKVGDAAQTTFAAGINYELVEGLKIGMDYNFYGDNFAEFNPTSRTNEDDRGVNSWQLENYSLVDANMSYKFTIGDVKASIFGNIHNIFDTMYVSDADETNVGDPANVFYGWGRSWSMGMKVNF, encoded by the coding sequence ATGAAAAGGTTTTTACTCTTCGTGGGAGTGTTTTTTTTAGGGCTTAATGCTCTTTACGCTCAGACAGTCTTGAAGGGGCGTATTTTGGACAAGTCCACAAACGAGGCTGTCATTGGCGCGAATGTCGTGCTGAAAGGCACTACGGACGGCTCGATCTCTGATCTTAATGGAGACTTTTCATTTTCAACTGATGAGACAGGAAGTAAAGTGATTGAGGTGAGTTTCATAGGATATGAAACTATGACAAAACAAGTATCTCTTAATGGTCAGACAATCAATTTAGGAACTTTAATGGTAAGCGAGTCAAGCATGGCTTTGAGTCCTGTGGAAATAATCGCTGATGTGGCTATTGATAGAAAAACTCCAGTAGCTGTTTCTACAATTAAGCCAGCTCAATTGGAGGAGAAGTTAGGTACTCAAGAATTTCCTGAGATATTGAAATCCACACCAGGTATTTATGCTACAAGATCTGGAGGTGGTTTTGGCGATGCTCGTGTTAATATACGTGGGTTTAACTCTGTGAATGTTGGTGTGCTAATCAATGGTATGCCAGTAAATGATATGGAAAATGGTAAAGTTTATTGGTCAAATTGGGCTAATCTTTCAGATGTTGCCAGAACGATTCAAGTGCAAAGAGGTTTGGGAGCATCCAAGTTGGCTATTCCATCGATTGGAGGTACAATCAATGTTATCACTAAATCAACTGACGCTGAAAAAGGTGGATTTGCTACTGCAAGCATTGGAAGTTTCGGAGAGCAAAAACAGGGGGTTAAGTTCTCTACCGGACTAATGGATAATGGACTGGCTATAACTGTTGCAGCGACTCATAGAAAAGGAGACGGTTATGTTCAAGGAACAAATTATGAAGCGTATTCATATTTTCTTTCTGTAGCTAAAAAAATAAATAAAAACCATGAGTTGGCTTTTACAGCTTTTGGAGCTCCGCAAGAGCATGGACAGAGAACGACAAAACTTTCTCTTAAAGAAGGTGTAGAGCATGGTGAGGATTATAATAAGGATCATGGGTATTACAAGGCAGGTGAATTTAATTCAAGAATAAATTTTTATCATAAGCCGGTATTTATCATGAATCACTATTGGACAATTAGTCCTTCCACAGATCTTACTACATCAGCATATGCTTCATTTGGAACAGGTGGAGGTACAGGTTTCTTAGGGGAATATAGTTGGATAGAAAGAGATGCTGATGGATTGATAGATTTTAATAAAATAGCTCAAAAGAACGCTGATCAGGGCGCTGCAGGCTCATCTCTTATCTTGAGAAACTCAGTAAACAACCATAATTGGTATGGTGCTTTGTCATCGTTAAAAACGGATTTGAACAATAATTTGACTTTGTCAGGCGGAATAGATTTGAGATATTATAAAGGAGAGCATTACAGAGAAGTAAGGGATTTGCTTGGAAATTCATATTTCTTGGATGATGATGATGCGAACAACCCTATACATTACGCTCAAAAAGGAGATAGAATAGATTATTACAATGATGGGATAGTTTTATGGGAAGGGTTGTTTGGTCAGTTAGAATATGATCGCAATAAAGTCTCAGCATTTGTGAGTGGAGCTTTGTCAAATACGTCATACAAGAGAATTGATTATTTTAATTACTTGGATTCAGATGATAAGCAAGAAACTGATTTTCAAAACTTCTTAGGGTACTCAGTGAAAGGTGGTGCTAATTATAGACTTACTGATATCCATAATATTTTCGTTAATGCTGGGTATTTCTCAAGAGCGCCGTTTTTTGATGCGGTTTTCTTGAATTATAAAAATGATATTAACGAGGGAGCTGAAAATGAAAAAATCGCAAGTATTGAGCTTGGATATGGATTGAGAACAAGCAAATTTTCTGCAAATATTAACTACTACTATACTAAATGGATGGATAGATCTTTTGTGAAGAGATTGACAACTGATCAGGGCCAGGATTTTACGGCTAACTTGCTTGGGGTAGATGCATTGCATCAAGGTGTTGAAGTGGATTTCGCTTTCAAGCCAAATGATAAATTGGAACTGACGGGTATGGCTTCAATTGGAGACTGGAGATGGTTGAATGATTTGGAAAATGTAATTGCATATGATGATCAACAAAATCCAAGCGAGCCATTTAGTGTTTACATGGCAGATATAAAGGTAGGTGATGCCGCTCAAACAACTTTCGCAGCAGGAATAAATTATGAATTGGTGGAAGGTTTGAAAATCGGGATGGACTATAATTTTTATGGGGATAACTTCGCTGAGTTTAATCCTACTTCAAGAACGAATGAGGATGATAGAGGTGTAAATTCTTGGCAGTTAGAGAACTACTCTTTGGTTGATGCTAATATGAGTTACAAGTTCACAATTGGAGACGTGAAAGCATCAATATTTGGAAATATTCATAACATATTCGACACTATGTATGTGTCCGATGCTGATGAGACAAATGTTGGCGACCCAGCAAATGTATTCTATGGTTGGGGAAGAAGCTGGTCCATGGGTATGAAAGTTAATTTTTAA